The Streptomyces laurentii region TGAGGAGTGAACCATCCGCCCCGTCGAGAGCGAGCCGCCCATGGCGACCACCTGGCTGCCCCCCGCCGAGTTCATCGAGACGCTCCCCCGAGCGACCGCGTACGCCTGTCTCTACTTCACCGACACCCACGGCCGGCCCCTCCAGCTGCGCGCCACCTGGCAGCCGGAACTGTGGCAGTGGCCCGGTGGGAACATGGACCCGGGGGAGACCCCGTGGGAGACGGCCGTGCGGGAATGCCGGGAGGAGACCGGACTCGTCTTCGAGGGCCGCCCGCGTCTCCTCGCCACCCACTTCACCTCGCACCGCGCCGAGCAGTGGCCGGCCAACCACATCGGCTTCATCTTCGACGGCGGGGAACTGACCGACGCCCAGATCGCCGCCGTGGTCCTCGACCCCGAGGAACACACCGAATACCGGCTGCACGCCCTCGCCGAATGGGAGCGGGAGATGAACCCGGCCTCCTTCCGCCGGCTCGTCGAGGTCGACCAGGCCCGGCGGACCGGCGCGACGCTCTACCTCGAATCGGACGACGGGCACTGAGCGCGCCGGCCGCCGGCGATCGGCGCGCCCGGGCGCGTAACCTCGACGGCCCTCCGGCAGTTGACCCGACCATGAAGAAGCGCAGCATGCTCGCCATCGCGTCCCTCGCCGCCGGGGTCGTCACCGCCCTCGTCTCGCCGACGCCGCACGCCTCCGCCGCCGAGCAGAGCGGTGCCGCCGGCGGCGTCACCGGACTCCTCCAGGAGGACCAGGGCCTCGGCACCCTCGTGGACCAGACCGTCGACGGCGCAGGACAGGCCCTCCAGACCCCTCAGACCGGCGGTCTCGTCTGACCTCGGCCGGCCCGGCCCCGGACCGGTCCGACGGCCGGGGAGCCCTGGTCCGCGGCCCGTCGCCCGGGTCCGGCCGGCCGAGTCCGTGCCCCGTACCGCTTCCCTCCTCCCCGAGGCGGTACGGGGCACGCTGCCGTGTGGTCACGCGGATGGAGACGGCCCGTGCGCGCGCATGACCAGGGAGATGACAGGATGTCCCCATGAGCGACAACGTGTATTTCGAGATCACCATCGACAAGAAGCCGGCCGGCCGGATCGAGTTCAAGCTCTTCGACGACGTCGTCCCGAAGACCGCCCGCAACTTCCGTGAGCTGGCCACCGGCGAGCACGGCTTCGGCTACGCCGGCTCCCCGTTCCACCGCGTCATCCCCGCCTTCATGCTCCAGGGTGGTGACTTCACCAACGAGAACGGCACCGGCGGCAAGAGCATCTACGGCGAGAAGTTCGCCGACGAGAACTTCACCCTCAAGCACGACCGCCCGTTCCTGCTCTCGATGGCGAACGCGGGCCGCAACACCAACGGCTCCCAGTTCTTCATCACGACCATCGTGACCGACTGGCTCGACGGCAAGCACGTCGTCTTCGGTGAGGTCGTCAAGGGCCAGGAGCTCGTCAAGCAGATCGAGGCCCTCGGCTCCCGCAACGGCGCCACGTCGGTCGAGATCCGCGTCTCCGAGTCCGGCGTCGTCAAGGCCTGACCCGACTGCCCGGCCTCAGCGCCGCGCGTCGACCACCCGCCCCCGTGCGCCACACCGTGGCACCGGGGGCGGTCGCACGTCCGGGCGCCGCGCGCCCGGACACCCGGCCGGAACGCACCCGGCCGCGCTCAGCCGCTCCCCTCGCCGTACCGGCGCTCGAACCGCGCGATCCGGCCCTCGCTGTCCACGGTCCGCGCCTTCCCCGTGTAGAACGGGTGGCTCTCGGACGAGATCTCGACGTCGATCACCGGATAGGTGTTGCCGTCGTCCCACTCGATGGTCCGGTCGCTCGTCGCCGTCGACCGGGTGAGAAACGCGAACCCGGCGGTCCGGTCCCGGAACACCACCGGCTGGTACTCCGGCTGTTTGTCCTGCTGCACATGTCCTCCTCGGACAGCCGTACGTCCCCGGTCCTGCCAGCCTCCCCGCGCACCGCCGCCGTGACCACGCCGCGCGCCCCGACCGGGTGACGGACCGGGTGACGGGTGACCCGGACGCGGGGGTGTTCGCCGTGATTCCCCGGGGACCACCGCGGGGATAGGGTCCGACAGGGGGAGCGGCAGCCGATCACCGGCCGTTCCCGTAAAGGGGGAAGTCCATGACCGCGTTACTGATCCTGCTCGGCATCCTGACGGCCTGTGCCGTCCTGCTCATCGTCGTCCTGCTGCGCCGGACCACCAGCTCCACCGAGAACGCCGACGGCCTTCGCACGGAACAGACCGCCCGGGAGCAGGCCCACATGGACCGCTCGAACTTCTCGACGATGGCCGTGCACTCCAGCCTGCCGACGATGACCGACCACCATCACCGCAGGCCCTGACCGCCTGTCGGCGAACCACCCGGGCGGGGCATTGACCCGGACGGCGATGATCGCGAGACTCGGGCGTCGGCCGCCGTCGCGGCGGGCACCCGGCGCCACGACCCCGGTGCCGGGACCGCGCCGGCGGACCGTCACGTATCCGATGACATGTGTGTCGCGACCAGGGGGCAAGATGACCGGCCGGGTTCTTCCGTACGACGTGGTGGGCGGCGGTCCGCGCCGCGCCCTGGTCCTGCACAACTGGTTCGGCGACCGCACGAGCTTCGCCCCGCTGCGGGACCATCTCGACCAGGCCGCCGGCAGCTGGGCCTTCCTGGACTGCCGGGGCTACGGCGAGGCGATCGACGCCGACGGCGAGTACACCATGGAGGAGGTCGCGGCGGACGCGCTCGCCGTCGCCGACGACCTCGGCTGGGACACCTTCTCCGTCGTCGGCCACTCGATGGGCGGCAAGGCCGCCCAGCTCATGCTGCTCGACGCGCCGGAGCGGGTGCGGTCGCTGGTGGGGATCTCGCCGGTGCCGGCCTCCGGTTTCCCGCTGGACGAGGAGAGCTGGGCCCTGTTCGCCGGGGCCGCCGACGAACCCGGGCACCGCCGGATCATCATCGACCGGACGACCGGGGCGCGGTACGACGACGCGTGGCTGTCCGCGCTCGTCGACCGCTCGGTACAGCGTTCTTCCGCGACCGCGTTCCGCGCCTATCTCGACTCCTGGGCCCGCGACGACTTCCACGAGCGGGTCCGCGACCACCCGGCCCGCGTCCTGCTGGTGGTCGGCGCGCACGACCCGGCGCTCGGCCGCGAGACGATGGAGGCCACCTGGCTGCGCTGGTACCCCAACGCCCGGCTCACCGTGCTCCCGGACGCGGGCCACTACGCCCCGGAGGAGAGCCCGAAGGCGCTCGCCGAGGCCCTGGAGACCTTCCTGGCCGACTGACCGGCCCGGGCTTCGCCCCGCCCTCGCCGCCCCCGCTGGAGTACCGAAGGCGGGGGCGGTCTCATGTCCGGGTCAGAGCCTTTGCCGTCCGCCGAGTGACGGCCGTGTCCCCGGTGTCCAGCGGAAGCCGCACGTGCGTGTCGGCGACCTCGGGAACACCGGCGAAGGGCGCGAGCGCGCACCCGGCCCGGGCCCGCCGCGCCCACGAAGGCGACTCCGCCTCGGCCGGGGCTGTCTCCCAGCCATGTGTCATGTCCGGCATGCCCTGAGAATCTCATGGCCGGTTGGGAAGGGAGGGGCGAATTCCGGCCGCAAGTTACCAGTCGGTTTCTCGTGACTTCGGTAGGTCCCACAGCTACAACGTGTTCCCATTCACTCCACGGTGAGGAACACCCCATGAGTGAGAGATCTTTTTCAGCCGAGGCCTCCCGAGGTCTGACCCGCCGCCGGTTCGTGACGGGAACGGGCTCCGTCCTCGGCGGTCTCGCGCTTCTCGGCCCTACCGCGCCCACCGCGTACGCCGCCGGAACGGGCGAGGCCACCGCGGCGCGTACCGACTCCCTCCTCGCCCCGATCGAGTCCGGCGCCCGGATCCCCGTCCTCGTCGTCGGCACCGGCTACGGCGGCGCTGTCGCCGCTCTCCGGCTGGCCCAGGCCGGGGTCGACGTCCACATGGCCGAGATGGGCATGGCCTGGGACACCCCGGGCTCCGACGGGAAGATCTTCGCCAACACCACCCGGCCCGACCAGCGCTCCTTCTGGCTGCGCACCCGCACCAAGCAGCCGCTGTGCCAGTTCCTCGGCTACCCCATCGACAAGGACATCCC contains the following coding sequences:
- a CDS encoding peptidyl-prolyl cis-trans isomerase (ORF_ID:slr1251;~cyclophilin_ABH_like: Cyclophilin A, B and H-like cyclophilin-type peptidylprolyl cis- trans isomerase (PPIase) domain. This family represents the archetypal cystolic cyclophilin similarto human cyclophilins A, B and H. PPIase is an enzyme which...; cd01926;~identified by MetaGeneAnnotator; putative;~peptidyl-prolyl cis-trans isomerase [Synechocystis sp. PCC6803]); protein product: MSDNVYFEITIDKKPAGRIEFKLFDDVVPKTARNFRELATGEHGFGYAGSPFHRVIPAFMLQGGDFTNENGTGGKSIYGEKFADENFTLKHDRPFLLSMANAGRNTNGSQFFITTIVTDWLDGKHVVFGEVVKGQELVKQIEALGSRNGATSVEIRVSESGVVKA
- a CDS encoding hypothetical protein (identified by MetaGeneAnnotator; putative;~sequence version:1) — its product is MATTWLPPAEFIETLPRATAYACLYFTDTHGRPLQLRATWQPELWQWPGGNMDPGETPWETAVRECREETGLVFEGRPRLLATHFTSHRAEQWPANHIGFIFDGGELTDAQIAAVVLDPEEHTEYRLHALAEWEREMNPASFRRLVEVDQARRTGATLYLESDDGH
- a CDS encoding hypothetical protein (identified by MetaGeneAnnotator; putative;~sequence version:1), with amino-acid sequence MTALLILLGILTACAVLLIVVLLRRTTSSTENADGLRTEQTAREQAHMDRSNFSTMAVHSSLPTMTDHHHRRP
- a CDS encoding alpha or beta hydrolase fold (PGAP1-like protein; pfam07819;~Predicted hydrolases or acyltransferases (alpha/beta hydrolase superfamily) [General function prediction only]; COG0596;~alpha or beta hydrolase fold [Streptomyces venezuelae ATCC10712];~identified by MetaGeneAnnotator; putative), which codes for MTGRVLPYDVVGGGPRRALVLHNWFGDRTSFAPLRDHLDQAAGSWAFLDCRGYGEAIDADGEYTMEEVAADALAVADDLGWDTFSVVGHSMGGKAAQLMLLDAPERVRSLVGISPVPASGFPLDEESWALFAGAADEPGHRRIIIDRTTGARYDDAWLSALVDRSVQRSSATAFRAYLDSWARDDFHERVRDHPARVLLVVGAHDPALGRETMEATWLRWYPNARLTVLPDAGHYAPEESPKALAEALETFLAD
- a CDS encoding hypothetical protein (hypothetical protein SVEN_7315 [Streptomyces venezuelae ATCC10712];~identified by MetaGeneAnnotator; putative); the protein is MLAIASLAAGVVTALVSPTPHASAAEQSGAAGGVTGLLQEDQGLGTLVDQTVDGAGQALQTPQTGGLV
- a CDS encoding 50S ribosomal protein L31 type B (50S ribosomal protein L31 type B [Streptomyces hygroscopicus subsp. jinggangensis TL01];~50S ribosomal protein L31 type B; Reviewed; PRK01678;~identified by MetaGeneAnnotator; putative); protein product: MQQDKQPEYQPVVFRDRTAGFAFLTRSTATSDRTIEWDDGNTYPVIDVEISSESHPFYTGKARTVDSEGRIARFERRYGEGSG
- a CDS encoding hypothetical protein (identified by MetaGeneAnnotator; putative;~predicted protein [Streptomyces ghanaensis ATCC14672]); the protein is MPDMTHGWETAPAEAESPSWARRARAGCALAPFAGVPEVADTHVRLPLDTGDTAVTRRTAKALTRT